A portion of the Limanda limanda chromosome 3, fLimLim1.1, whole genome shotgun sequence genome contains these proteins:
- the ctr9 gene encoding RNA polymerase-associated protein CTR9 homolog: MSRGSIEIPLRDTDEVIELDFDQLPEGDEVISILKQEHTQLHIWIALALEYFKQGKTEDFVKLLEAARIDGNLDYRDHEKDQMTCLDTLAAYYVQQARKEKNKDAKKELITQATLLYTMADKIIMYDQHHLLGRACFCLLEGDKMDQADAQFHFVLNQSTNNIPALLGKACISFNKKDYRGALAYYKKALRTNPGCPAEVRLGMGHCFVKLSKLEKARLAFGRALELNSKCVGALVGLAVLELNSKESDSIKNGVQLLSRAYTIDPSNPMVLNHLANHFFFKKDYSKVQHLALHAFHNTEVEAMQAESCYQLARSFHVQEDYDQAFQYYYQATQFASSTFVLPFFGLGQMYVYRRDKENAAQCFEKVLKAYPNNYETMKILGSLYATSDDQEKRDIAKGHLKKVTEQYPDDVEAWIELAQILEQTDIQGALSAYGTATRILQEKVQADVPPEILNNLGALHFRLGNLGEAKKYFLASLERAKAEGEHDEHYYNAISVTTSYNLARLYEAMCEFHEAEKLYKNILREHPNYVDCYLRLGAMARDKGNFYEASDWFKEALQINQDHPDAWSLIGNLHLAKQEWGPGQKKFERILKQPSTQNDTYSMLALGNVWLQTLHQPTRDREKEKRHQDRALAIYKQVLRNDSKNLYAANGIGAVLAHKGFFREARDVFAQVREATADISDVWLNLAHIYVEQKQYISAVQMYENCLKKFYKYQNTEVLLYLARALFKCGKLHECKQMLLKARHVAPSDTVLMFNVALVLQRLATLVLKDEKSNLKAVLSAVKELELAHRYFSYLSKAGDKMRFDLALAASEARQCSDLLSQAQYHVARARKQDEEEKELRAKQEQERDHLRQQMRKEQEDKRTRQVEGQKKLLEQRALYVEKTKGLLSFAEGSKEMAKEKKKGGGGRRKKGDIDEFVNDDSDEDLPLKKKKKRRGGSGSEQEEGQDGEKKKRRKRPASDDEEGTSRPKKPRKPKERKRIEKSQPERLPPSLKGKIKSKAIISSSESSSDEDGLKIAEERQQKDSGSGSDDEGGHTKRIASDSDSDGGRNQSDGGRNQSGSEAGSPRRSAGSGDDDSGSDRPVKKRRVQRQSDSEQSDNESKRSRSGSDNESRPGSPVAASDRGSEVGSDNEGSPRRSDNASEPEGSNNDDSD, encoded by the exons ATGTCCCGCGGCTCCATTGAGATCCCTTTGCGGGACACGGACGAG GTTATCGAGCTTGACTTCGACCAGCTGCCCGAAGGAGATGAGGTCATCAGTATCCTGAAGCAGGAGCACACGCAGCTTCACATATGGATCGCTTTGGCG CTGGAGTACTTCAAGCAGGGCAAAACAGAAGATTTCGTCAAGCTTTTGGAGGCGGCTCGTATCGATGGAAACCTCGACTACAGAGACCATGAGAAAGACCAGATGACCTGTCTGGACACATTGGCAGCTTACTATGTCCAGCAAGCAcgtaaagagaaaaacaaagatgccAAGAAAGAGCTCATCACGCAGGCCACGCTGCTGTATACTATGGCAGACAAGATCATCATGTATGATCAG CACCATTTGCTGGGAAGAGCCTGTTTCTGCCTGCTGGAAGGAGACAAGATGGACCAGGCCGATGCTCAGTTCCACTTTGTCCTCAATCAGTCCACCAACAACATCCCTGCTTTGCTCG GTAAGGCTTGTATCTCCTTCAACAAAAAGGATTACAGGGGAGCACTGGCATACTACAAAAAGGCTCTACGTACAAACCCCGGCTGCCCAG CCGAGGTGAGGCTGGGGATGGGTCACTGTTTCGTCAAGCTCAGCAAACTGGAGAAGGCTCGTTTGGCTTTTGGTCGAGCCTTGGAGCTCAATTCAAAGTGCGTGGGAGCTCTTGTTGGTTTGGCGGTGTTGGAGCTCAACAGCAAAGAGTCCGACTCCATCAAGAACGGCGTGCAGCTTCTGTCGCGAGCGTACACCATCGACCCCAGCAACCCCATGGTGCTCAACCACCTCGCTAACCACTTCTTCTTCAAAAAG GATTACAGTAAAGTGCAGCATCTGGCCCTCCACGCTTTCCATAACACGGAAGTTGAAGCCATGCAGGCTGAGAGCTGCTACCAGTTAGCTCGCTCGTTTCACGTGCAG GAGGATTATGACCAAGCGTTTCAGTATTACTACCAGGCCACTCAGTTCGCCTCGTCCACCTTTGTGTTGCCCTTTTTTGGGCTGGGACAGATGTACGTGTACCgaagagacaaagaaaatgcAGCTCAGTGCTTTGAAAAGGTTTTGAAGGCCTACCCCAACAACTATGAAACTATGAAAATCCTGGGGTCTCTCTATGCAACCTCTGACgatcaggagaagagagacatCGCCAAA GGTCACTTGAAAAAGGTAACAGAGCAATACCCAGATGATGTGGAGGCTTGGATCGAGCTAGCTCAGATCCTGGAGCAGACCGAcatccagggggcgctgtccgCTTATGGCACGGCCACACGCATCCTGCAGGAGAAGGTGCAGGCCGATGTTCCTCCTGAGATCCTCAACAACCTGGGAGCTCTTCACTTCCGACTGGGCAACCTGGGAGAGGCCAAG aaATATTTCCTGGCATCTCTGGAACGAGCCAAAGCTGAGGGAGAGCATGACGAGCATTACTACAACGCCATTTCTGTCACCACCTCCTACAATCTGGCCCGTCTGTATGAGGCTATGTGTGAATTCCACGAGGCTGAGAAACTCTACAAAAACATCCTCAGAGAGCATCCTAACTATGTGGACT GTTACTTGCGTCTTGGAGCGATGGCTCGTGACAAAGGGAACTTTTACGAAGCTTCTGACTGGTTCAAAGAAGCCCTGCAAATTAACCAG GATCACCCGGACGCTTGGTCCCTGATAGGAAACCTTCACTTGGCCAAACAGGAGTGGGGACCGGGCCAGAAGAAGTTTGAGCGTATCCTGAAGCAGCCGTCCACGCAGAATGACACCTACTCCATGCTGGCTCTAGGCAACGTGTGGCTGCAGACGCTGCACCAGCCGACCAGAGACCGTGAAAAG GAAAAGAGACACCAGGATCGAGCTCTGGCGATTTACAAACAAGTCCTGCGCAACGATTCCAAGAACCTGTATGCTGCCAATGGCATTG GTGCTGTTCTTGCTCACAAGGGCTTCTTCCGAGAGGCTCGTGATGTGTTTGCTCAGGTGAGAGAGGCCACAGCCGACATCAGCGACGTTTGGCTCAACCTGGCTCACATCTATGTTGAACAGAAGCAGTACATCAGCGCCGTGCAGATG TATGAGAACTGCCTGAAGAAGTTTTACAAGTATCAGAACACTGAGGTTCTGTTGTACCTGGCAAGGGCGCTCTTCAAATGTGGAAAACTCCACGAGTGCAAGCAGATGCTACTGAAG GCCCGTCACGTGGCGCCCAGCGACACGGTGCTGATGTTCAATGTGGCCCTGGTGCTTCAGAGACTGGCCACTCTGGTGCTGAAGGATGAGAAGAGCAACCTGAAGGCTGTGCTCAGCGCTGTCAAAGAGCTGGAGCTGGCTCACAG GTATTTCAGCTACCTCAGCAAAGCCGGAGACAAGATGAGGTTTGACCTCGCTCTTGCTGCGTCTGAGGCTAG GCAGTGCTCTGACCTGCTGAGTCAGGCTCAGTACCACGTGGCAAGAGCCAGAaagcaggatgaggaggagaaggagcttcGGGCCaaacaggagcaggagagggaccATCTGCGCCAGCAAATGAGGAAAGAACAG GAGGACAAACGGACACGACAGGTAGAGGGACAGAAGAAGCTCCTGGAGCAGAGAGCTTTGTACGTGGAGAAAACCAAGGGCCTGCTCAGCTTTGCCGAGGGGTCGAAGGAAATGgccaaagaaaagaagaagggaGGTGGTGGACGT CGTAAGAAAGGTGACATCGATGAGTTTGTCAACGACGACTCTGACGAGGACCTGccactgaagaagaagaagaagagaaggggtGGAAGCGGCAGCGAGCAGGAGGAGGGtcaggatggagagaaaaagaagaggagaaagag ACCTGCtagtgatgatgaggagggaaCTTCTCGACCCAAGAAGCCTCGTAAACCCAAAGAACGCAAGAGGATCGAAAAG AGCCAGCCTGAGCGTTTGCCACCGTCTCTCAAAGGAAAGATCAAGTCTAAGGCCATAATCTCCTCCTCTGAATCCTCTTCAGATGAGGATGGACTGAAAATAGCTGAAGAAAG ACAACAAAAGGACAGTGGTTCAGGATCTGATGACGAGGGAGGTCACACAAAGCGCATCGCCTCTGACAGTGACTCGGATGGAGGTAGGAACCAATCGGATGGAGGTAGGAACCAATCCGGCAGCGAGGCTGGCAGCCCTCGGCGCTCTGCGGGCTCGGGGGATGACGACTCTGGCAGCGACCGcccagtgaagaagaggagggtgcAGCGCCAGTCCGACTCGGAGCAGTCCGACAACGAGAGCAAGAGGAGTCGGTCGGGATCAGACAATGAATCCCGGCCAGGTTCACCCGTCGCGGCATCAGACCGAGGATCTGAGGTGGGATCAGACAACGAGGGCTCCCCTCGTCGCTCGGACAACGCCTCTGAACCTGAAGGCTCCAACAATGACGACAGCGACTAA